The DNA sequence TGTCGTTCCATGTCACCGTGGCCAACTACGAGTACCTCGTCTACTGGCGCTTCTACCAGGACGGCAACATCGAGTGCGAGGTGCGCGCCACCGGCATCATGGTGACCACGCCGATCGCACCCGGGGCCACGCACCCGCACGGCACCCTGGTGGACGAACGCACCTACGCACCGTTCCATCAGCATTTCCTTGTCGCCCGCCTCGACCTCGACGTGGACGGAACCCAGAACACCGTCTACGCCAGCGAAACCGAGATCGAGCCGATGGGTCCGGCCAATCCGTACGGCCTGTCCCTGGTGCAGCGCAACACCCCCTGCGCACCGAAGAAGAGGGCAAGCAGGACATGAACTGGTCCACCCAGCGAGCGTGGAAGGTGGTGAACACCAACACCACCAACGGACTGGGCACCCATCCTGCCTACAAACTGGTCCCCGGCGACGCCATCCCTGCCATGTTCGATCCGGCCTCACCGGTGTTCGCGCGCGCCGAGGTCATCGGCCACACCGTGTGGGTCACCCCGAACAGTCCCGATGAACGTTGGCCGGCAGGCGAATTCGTGAACCAGTCGGCCACCGACAAGGGGCTGGGCGAATGGACGAAGGCCAACCGCAGCATCGACAACACCGACGTGGTGCTCTGGTACACCTTCGGCATCCACCACATCACCCGGCCCGAGGACTGGCCGATCATGCCCGCCGACACGGTCTCGTTCTGGCTCAAGCCATTCGGCTTCTTTGACCGCAACCCATCCCTCGATGTCGCACCGAGCCCGAGCGCGCATTGTCATCCCGCATCATCCACAACTCCCGAATCACCTGGAGGACACTGTCATGACTGATCCTGTTGCTGACTTCCGCGAGCTCCTCGAGCAGGTTCCCGCCGGCCTGTGGATCGGTGGGACCTCGGTGGACGCATCCGACGGCTCCACGTTCTCGGTGGACGACCCGGCCACCGGCACGTCCCTGCTCCGCGTGGCCGATGCCACGCCCGACGACGCGAACACCGCCCTCGAGAGCGCGCTCGCGGTGGCGGACGAGTGGGCTGCCACCGCGCCGCGCAAGCGATCGGAGATCCTGCGCGCCACCTACGATTTGGTCCAGGACCACGCCGACGACATGGCCACGATCATGACCCTCGAGATGGGCAAGGCACTGCCCGATTCGAAGTCCGAGATCACCTACGGCGGCGAATTCCTGCGGTGGTTCGCCGAAGAGGCCGTTCGGGTTTCGGGCCGGTTCACCCCGTCGCCAGGGGGCACCGGACGGATCATGGTGACCCACGCCCCCGTCGGGGTGGCGCTGGCGATCACGCCGTGGAACTTCCCACTCGCGATGGGCACCAGGAAGATCGGCCCGGCGCTGGCCGCGGGATGCACGATGATCGTCAAGCCCGCCCAGGAGACCCCGCTGACCATGCTGTACCTCGCCAAGCTGCTCGGCGAGGCAGGACTGCCCGGCGGCGTGCTCTCCATTCTCCCGACCAGCAAGGCGGCCGACGTCACCGAGCCGCTGATCGCCGATCCCCGCGTACGCAAGATCAGCTTCACCGGGTCGACCCCGGTCGGCCGGAGCCTGCTCGGACAGGCAGCCGAGAACGTTCAGCGGACGTCCATGGAGCTCGGCGGAAACGCACCCTTCCTCGTGTTCGACGACGCCGATCTCGACAAGGCGGTGGAAGGTGCGTTCGCAGCGAAGACCCGCAACGGGGGCGAAGCGTGCACGGCAGCCAATCGCTTTCTCGTCCAGGAAGGTATCGCCGAACAGTTCACCGCGGCGCTGACGGCGAAGATGAAGTCCATGGTTCTGGGGCCCGGCTACGATCCGAAGACCACACTGGGCCCGATGGTCAACACCAAGCAGCAGACGTCCATCGCGAAGGCTGTGGCTGCCGCAGTAGCCGATGGGGCCCGGGTGCGGCTGGGCGCCGATCCGGAGAACCTGCCGAACTCTGTCACGTCGACCGATGACGCGGGGTGCTACTACCCCGCAACGGTTCTCGACCAGGTGCCGGCAGACGCGGACATCGTGCGAAACGAGATCTTCGGTCCCGTTGCCGTCATCAGTACGTTCACCGCCGAGGACGAAGCCATCGAGGCCGCGAACTCCACCGAATACGGCTTGGCGGCTTACCTTTACACCCAGGACCTGGACCGGGCGCTGAGGGTGGCCGACAAGATCGAGTCGGGGATGGTCGGGATCAACCGAGGCGTGATCTCCGATGTCGCGGCACCGTTCGGCGGCGTGAAGCAATCCGGGATCGGGCGCGAAGGTGGCTCCGAAGGCATCTACGAATACCTGACCACCAAATACATCGCACTGACGTAGTCCGGCAAACACGCAGGGACACACACCGGATCGGCGACGCCGTCCGGGAAAGGACATCATGCAGCTCATCACTGCCCTGACGGCGCCGCCATCACTGTGCCGGGACACCGACTCAGGACGTGCACCGATACGGGTGGGTCTCGTGCAGCATCGCTGGCAGCCCGACACCGATGCCCTCCTGGCCGATCTCGCCGAGGGCGTCGAGATGGCCGCCGGGGCCGGGGCGGGCCTGGTGTGTCTGCCCGAGATCACCCTGCTGCGGTATCCGGCGTTCGTTCGAGGTGGCGCCAACCCGGGCGAGTCCGCCGAGGACCTCGACACCGGGCCCACATTCGCCTTCGCCTCGGCAATGGCGAAGCAGCACAACATCTTCCTGCACGCGTCGCTGTACGAGAAGAACTCGGCGGAGAACGGCACCACCTACGACGACGGCCTCGGGTTCAACACCGCCATCATGGTCTCACCGACCGGTGAGCTGGTGGCCAAGACACGCAAGATCCACATCCCCATCACGGCCGGCTATTACGAGGACACGTACTTCCGGGCAGGACCCGCCGAACCCGACCCGTACCCCGTGCACTCACCGGCCGGACTCGACGCCACCCTGGGGATGCCGACATGCTGGGACGAATGGTTCCCCGAAGCCGCACGCGCGTACTCGCTGGCCGGGGCCGAGATCATCGTCTACCCCACCGCCATCGGATCCGAGCCCGACTTCCCCGACTTCGACACCCAACCCCTGTGGCAGCAGGTGATCGTCGGAAACGGGATCGCCAACGGCACCTTCATGGTGGTACCCAACCGCACCGGGAACGAAGGCGAGATCACCTTCTACGGTTCGTCTTTCATCTCCGACCCGTACGGCCGCATCCTTGTCCAGGCGCCGCGCGACGAACCTGCCGTGCTGGTCGCCGAACTCGACCTCGCCCAGCGTCGTGACTGGCTCACACTGTTCCCGTTCCTGAAGACCCGGCGGCCTGACACCTATGGTCGTCTTGTCGATCCGGTTGCGACACACGGCCACTTCGGCGCCGGAGACGTCTGATGTCGCAGTGGCGGATGCCCGCCGAAACAGCTCCGCAAGAAAAGGTGTGGATGGCTTTCCCGGCACCAGGCTATTCACTCGGCGACACCGACGCCGCACGTGATGAAGCCCGCCGGACATGGGCGGCGGTGGCACACAGCATCTGTGAGTTCGAACCGGTCACGATGCTCGTCGACCCGGATGAGTTGCCCGCGGCCCGCAAATACCTCTCCCGCGACGTCGAGATCCTCGCGGCTCCGCTCAACGACGCCTGGGCGCGCGACGTCGGGCCGACATTCGTGCTCGACGAGGACGGCACCCTCGGAGCCGTCGACTGGGTGTTCAACGGATGGGGGGCTGCCTCGTGGGCGCGATGGGACAGAGACCAGCACATCGGCACGCTGATCGCCGAGATGTCGGGGGCCCAGCGCATCGACTCGCCGATGATCAACGAGGGCGGTGGCATCGCGGTCGACGGCGACGGCACGGTGCTGCTGACCGAATCGGTCCAGTTGGGCGAGGGCCGCAATGCCACGTGGTCTCGTGAAGACGTCGAGGACGAGCTGCGGCGGACGATCGGCGCCGAGACGGCGATCTGGTTGCCGTACGGCCTCACCCGCGACAACCAGAAGTTCGGCACCCGTGGGCACGTCGACATCGTCGCGGCCATCCCGTCGCCGGGTGTGGTGCTGGTGCACGACCAGCAAGACCCCGACCACCCCGATCACGCGGTGAGCGCTCGGATCAGAGAGGTGATCGCCGCGGCGGAACCCGGGTGGCAGATCATCGACGTCCCGGCCCCCACGGTGCTGACCGACGACGAGGGACCCGTGGACTACAGCTACATCAACCACCTCGTCATCAACAACGCCGTGATCGCCTGCAGCTTCGACGATCCGAATGACGCACGGGCTGCGGCAATCCTGTCCGAGGTGTACCCGGGGCGTGAGATCCGCACGGTCGACGCGCGGCCGTTGTTCGAGCGAGGCGGGGGCATCCACTGCATCACGCAGCATCAACCGGCCGGCCGTCGGATATGAACCACCGGTCGATGAGCCCCGTCTATCGGCCCGACAAATCGCCCGCCCCCGACACCACGCCAGCGGACGTTCTGTAGGTTGCCGCGGCACCCGCGGGTAGGGGACCGTGACGCAATGACATCGACCACTCCCCGAACAGAGCCCGTCGCCGACGCGGCGCCCAGCTCGTATGGCAGCAAAGTGCTTGCGGTCGAACCAGGCGGCAACGAGTTCATCCCGCTCGAGGCCCGGCACGGCAAACCGCGCAGCATGTTCTGGACGTGGACCGCGCCCAATCTCGAGTTCGCGACGATCTTCGTCGGGGTCCTGTCGGTCCTGTACTTCGGTCTCAGCTTCTGGCAGGCCCTCGCCGCGGTGGCGTTGGGCAACCTCCTCGGTGCCCTCGCTCATTACGCCCTCTCCGCTCGCGGCCCGCTGCACGGGGTACCGCAGATGGTTCTGGGCCGCCTCGGCTTCGGCTACCGCGGCAACATCGTGCCCGCCGCGTTCATGACCGTCATGTGCGGCATCGGCTGGTTCGCGACCAACAGCGTCAGCGGAGCGCTGGCCCTCAACACGCTGTTCGGTCTTCCTTCGGTGTTGGCGCTCTTGATCGTCGTATTGGCGCAGACAGCATTTGCGTTCTTCGGACACAACCTCGTCCAAGGGTTCGAGCGCATTGCCGCGCCCCTGCTCGCCATCGTGTTCGTGATCGCCGGCGTCATCATCTTCAGCAAGGCCGATCTCGGCGCGCCCGGAACCGACGGTGGTGCCGGACTCGGCGGATTCCTCCTGACCGTGGGTACGGCGTTCGGTTACACCGCCGGCTGGACCCCCTACGCGGCCGACTTCACCCGCTACCTTCCCGCGACCGTGTCCCGGTTCAAGACCGGGTTCTTCGCCTCGTCAGGGCTGTTCGTGTCCACCACGGCACTGATGGCCGTCGGCGCCGCGTCGGTGACCATCGGCTCGGATGCGGAGAGTCCCACCGACGCATTCACCGGGCATCTGCCGTCGGCCGTGGCGGATCTGACGTTGCTGGCCATCGCGGTCGGGGCAGTCGCCGCCAACGCGATCAACCTCTACTCCGGCGGAATGGCCTTCGTCACCATGGGATTCAAGATGTCGCTCGGTATTCAGCGGGCGCTCGTCACCGTGGTGTTCGGAGTCGTGGGATTCCTGGTTGCCTGGTGGGCACTGGCCGACGCGGCCGAGTCGTATGAGACCTTCCTGCTGATCGTCGCCTACTGGATCGGCCCGTGGCTCGGCATCGTGTTCGCCGACCAGATCCTTCGCCGGAACCGTCCCGTGGCCGCGATGCTGTACAACCCGAAGTACACGAACTGGGGCGGACTGTCGGCCTTCCTGATCGCGCTCGTCGCCTCGGTGTTGCTCTTCAGCAACCAGGAACGATATGTCGGTTTCGTCGCCGAGGCCGTCCCCGAATTGGGAGACATCACGTTCTTCGCCGGATTTGTCATCGCGTTCGCCGGATACTTCGTGCTGTCGCGCAACAAGATTCGTCGCGACTATCAGTCCGCCTGACCGGAAGCCGATCGCACCGCGCTGCGGTGCGCGCAGAGGGCCAGCAAAACAGACGGGTATGTCTCGGGCGCCGCGAAGTCGAATCCCAGCAGCTCCCGGATCCGTTCGAGACGTTGATACAGACTCTGTCTGCCCAGATGCAGGGCAACCGCGGATCGTGTTGCGCTGCAACCATGTCGAAGATGCACCTCGAGGGTGTGGGTGAGCTCTGACCCGTGGGTCCGATCCCATTCGACCAGCGGCCCGACAGAGGTCACCAGGTCGTCGCGGACCGCTGCGCCGAGAGTCTCCACCGCGAGTTCCGCCGCGAGCGCGCGAACCGAGGAAACCGCATCGGTGTGACGGGCCATCGCCCGCCGGGATCCGGAGGCGATCGCCAGAGCTCGCCGTGCGGTCAGCAAGGCATCGGACAGGTCACGGGCATCAACACGCGCAGCATCCCCGACCACAATCGTTGCCTCCCCGGCGATTCCGGCGAACGCTGCACAGACCTGGGTGATCTGGTCGCGGGCTTGATCGGTCATGGCGAACAGCGCGTAGGAGGTCGCATGTACGTCGGCGTGCAGCGACTGCACGGACAGCTTTTTCGTCACGGTCGCCGTCAGCTGCGCAGCCATCCGGGGCGCCGGGGCAGAGATCGCCACCGGAACGATGCACACAGCGCGGGCCGGGTCGAAACCTGCTGCCCGAGAACGCATCATGAGGTCGGGGCGGCGATCGACCCGCCGATTGAGCAGATCAGACATCAGAGTGGCCGCGGCCCGATGGCGCAGCCCTCCTAGCTCGCGTGACATCGACAGCGCCACACCCAGAGGTCCGGCACCGAGGTCGAGAAGCGACATCATGGTGTCCGCATCGAGCGACGACGGACCGGCGACCAAGGTCGCGATGACCTGGCCACGCGACTGCACCGGCACCGACGCGGATTGCGCGTCCACCACCTGCCACGCCGAATGGTCGTCGTCCACACCCTCGGCGGCCATCAGCGCATTGTTCTTGCCCAACACCACCAGTGGGCAACCGATGGCAGCCGCGATGGCCTTCACGATCGCAGGCGCACCGGCACCGGCCGCCATCAGCGCGTGCAGCGCCGCGTCGAGTTCACCTCGTCGGCGGAGCACCCCGACTTCGCGCGAGACGATGTCGGTGTTGGCGGCGCGGCACAGGTCGATGAACGGGACCACGGTGTGTAGCGCGATCAGCGGGAGTTGCACCGACGAGGCCTCGCGGATCATCTCGTCAGGAACCTCGTCGAAGGTTCTGCCCAATTCCACTGCCACACCGGCGACGTCGCGAGTGGCGAGCTCGCGGATGTAGTGACGGCGCGTACCGGCGTCGGTGCCCGCCAGTCCGAGTCCTGTGGTGAGCAGGAGTTCACCACCTGACAGCAGCGGACCGATCTCGAAGATCTCACTGGAATGCACCCAGCGGACCTCGTTGCCGAGCCGTCCGTGACCACTGAGCACTTGCGGATCGGTTGCCGCCAGGTGTCGGTCGAGGACCTCGTGTAACGCCAGAACCATTGTCGCCAACCTCTCGTCACCGACGAATTGCACGTCCATAGCCCCCGGTGCCGCGACACTATGTCAGTTGCCCCAGCCGCGCACGACGGGCAGCGTTGGTTTCCATGAGCACCTCCACCGACGTCTCGCCCGCAACGCTGCTCGAGACCGCATACGCCGAAGCCCAGCAGAGTCTGATCGAGGGCGGGATCCCGATCGGGGCCGCACTGTTCGCCGCCGACGGAACACTGCTCGGACGTGGTCACAACATGCGCGTACAGAACGATGACCCGTCGGTACACGGCGAAACCGCGGCCTTCCGCAACGCCGGGCGGCAACGCGACTACCGATCGACCATCATGGTGACCACGCTGGCGCCGTGCTGGTACTGCAGCGGCCTCATCCGTCAGTTCGACATCGGCTCGGTGGTCATCGGTGAGACCCGGAACTTCCAGGGCGGTGAAGACTGGCTTGCCGACCTGGGTGTGTCGGTCACCGTCGTCGACGACCCACGGTGCGTGGCCATGATGGCCGACTTCATCGACGGCAACCCCGGGCTGTGGAACGAAGACATCGGCGTCGCCGAGGAGACCGGCCGATGAGCAGCCCGATTCTCACCGTCGACATCTCACAGTGGCGCCGGGGCGGCGACGCAGCCGAGGCTCTGTGCCGGGCAGTCGACGAGAGCCTGCAGACGGCAGGTTTCCTGCTGGTCACCGGCCACGGCATCGACCCGGCACTTCCCGCCGATCTCCGAGCGGCCGCGCGCCGGTTCTTCGCCCTTCCGACCGACGTCAAGAGCCGCTACGCGGTGGCCGTCGGTGGTCGCGGATGGATCGGACCGGGCATGGAGGCCAACGGTTCTGCCGACGGGAGCGAGACGCCGCCCGATCTCAAGGAGACCTACAACTGCGGCGCGCAGACGCCGACCGGTGACCCGGTGGTGGACGCCGCATGGTTCCCGCCGAACGTCTGGCCGGCGGAGGTGCCCGAACTCGAGGAGTTGTTCACCGAGTACTGCCGTCAGATGAAGCTGCTGTCCGACGACCTGCTCGCGCTGATGAGTACATCGCTCGGGCTCGATGCCGGACACGACTTCCTCGGCCGGGCCGAACGAGCCACGTGGACGTCCAACATCAACCACTACCCCGCGCTGACCGAGGTGGGTCGTCCCGAGGAAGGACAGTTCCGGATCGGGGCGCACACCGACTTCGGCACCGTCACCGTTCTCGACCGCGAACCGGGGTCCGGCGGTCTCCAGGTCTATACCGAGGACGGCGGCTGGGCGGACGCCCCCTACGACCCCGAGGCCCTGACGATCAACATCGGAGACCTCCTCGAATACTGGACGGGCGGACGATGGCCGGCAGGCCGCCACCGTGTGTTGCCTCCGCAGGCCGACGCTCCCGACGAAGACCTGATGTCGCTCATCTTCTTCTATGAACTCGATCACGATGCGGTGGTGACCCCACTGGGCCCACCGGTCGGTGCGGCACACGGCCAACCCCCGGTTGTCGCAGGTGAGTTCATCATGGAGCGGCTCGAAGCGATCACCGTCACAGCGTCCTGATGCCCGCCCTCACGGGTGCCCCCGAGGGTTTGCTGAAGTGCCGGTTCAAAGTCCTTACTCGTGGGTAACATCGGATTCATGACGGCGAACGAAGCGGACACCTTCACGGCAACGGACATCGATCCCGAGGTCCGAACCGCAGATCTACCCGAGAAGCACACCCCCGAGGAAGACACCGAGCTGCTGGCCGACAACCTGCGCATCGCACTCGACGGACGCTGGCGGTCCACCCGTGAAGCGGTGCGAGAGCAGCTGAACCGTTCCGAGTTGCTACCCGACCCGTCGCTCCCGTTGGACCAGGCCCGCGCTCGCATCCTCGAGATCATGCGTGAACTGGCCGGTCACGGGTTCCCCCGCGCCGGATTCCTGGAGAAGCACGGAGGCACCGGCGACATCGGTGCTTCGATCAGCGCGATCGAACTCCTCGGCTACGCCGATCTGTCGCTGATGGTGAAAGCGGGAGTCCAGTGGGGCCTGTTCGGCGGCGCGGTAGAGAACCTCGGCACCGATGTCCACCACCAGAAGTACGTACCCGGCCTGATCAATCTCGATGTGCTCGGCTGCTTCGCCATGACCGAGACCGGACACGGCTCCAATGTGCAGGCCATCCAGACCACGGCCACCTATGACACCGCCACCGGCGAGTTCGTCGTCAACTCAGACACCAAACTGGCACGTAAGGACTACATCGGCGGCGCGGCAGAGCATGCCAAGGTCGCGGCGGTCTTCGCCCAGCTGGTGACCGGTGGTCCCGACGAAGAACCGACCGGCCGAGGCGTGCACTGTTTTGTGGTCCCGCTCCGTGACGACGACGGCAACGATCTCCCGGGGATCACCACCAGCGACTGCGGATACAAGGGCGGCCTGGCGGGAGTCGACAACGGCCGCATCGTCTTCGACCGCGTACGCATCCCCCGCGAGAACCTGCTCAACCGCTACGCCGACGTCGCCGAGGACGGCACTTACAGTTCGCCCATCGAGAACGAGAACCGTCGGTTCTTCACAATGCTCGGCACCCTCATCCGGGGCCGGGTCAGTGTGGCGGCCACGGCCGGTGCCGCGGGCCGCAAAGCGCTGACCATCGCGACCCGGTATGCATTGGTGCGCAGGCAGTTCGAACAGCCGGACTCCGACGACGAGATCGTCATCATGGACTACCTGGCACATCAGCGAAAGCTGTTGCCCCTCATCGCGAAGTCGTACGCGCTGGCGTTCGCACAGAACGAGATCATCGAGGAACTGCACGAATTGCAGTCCGCCGAAGACCTGGACGAGGACCGTCAGCGTCAACTCGAAGGCGCTGCCGCCGGCCTGAAGGCGATGACCACCTGGCATGCCTCGCACACCATCAACGTCTGTCGTGAAGCCACCGGTGGCGCGGGCTACCTCGACGAGAACCAGCTGTCGATCATGCGCGGCGACATCGACGTGTTCACGACCTTCGAAGGCGACAACACAGTCCTCACGCAGCTCGTCGCCAAAGAACTGCTGTCGGCGTACGCGCAAGACGTTCGCGGACTCAACACCGTCGGCTGGGCGCGGTTCATCGCGGGGATGGCCCGCGACGTGTTCCTGGAGAAGTCCGCTGCGCGCCAGGTGGTCCAGACCCTGATGGACACCTCGGGCGAAGATCCCGAAGAGTCCGAGCTGACCAACCGCGGCACCCAGATCCGGCTGTTCCGCAACCGCGAAGACCATCTCCTGCGGACCTGCGCCAACCGGTTGCGTCGGGCGACCGACGACGACGCCGATCCGTTCGAGGTGTTCAACGGGGCCCAGGACCATCTGCTCAAAGTGGGTACGGCGCACATCGAACGGGTGGTACTCGAGTCGTTCATCGAGGCCATCGACAAGTGCGACAGCAAGGCCGGAACCGAACTGCTCGGCAAGGTCTGCGACCTGTACGTCTACTCGGCTCTCGAGGCAGACCTCGAATGGTTCCTGATGCACCGGCACATCTCGGTCGAACGCGCAAAGGCGATCCGACGCGGCGTCAACGACTTGTGTGCGGCACTGCGTCCGCATGCGCGCACGCTCGTCGACGGGTTCGCTGTGCCAGAAGAACTGCTCAAGACAGCGATGGTCGAAGACCAGCTCAGCTAGAGCTGTACCTACGAAGAGTCCTCGTCACCATGTACCGGTGGCGGGGACTTCTTCGGTTTCGGCTTCGGCTTGTGGAGCGAGTTGGACTTCTTCGGACCCAGTCCGAGGGCGATCGCCTGGTGCGCCTGGGTCAGTTCCGACCGGAAATGGTCGACGTCACGGGCCCACGCCTGCGCCAGTCTGCCGCTGCGCAACCGGATGCCCACACCCTTGCGTCGCCGCGGCACGGCAGTCAGTTCACCCAGGGCAGGAGCGCTCTCCCACTTCTGATGCTCGGGGCTGTTGTTCTGCGGAAAGATCTCGTCGATCTCGTCGAGCGCGATGGTTTGAGCGCCCTGACGCAGGGTGGTCTCGGTGAGCCGGACCGTGACGTGTGAACGAGCCGCGTACACCTGGATGAGCGAGAACCCGCCGATCACGGCGGCAAAGATCAGGAGTGCGAGCCAGTGCACCTTGCCTTCACCGAAGATCTCGACGATGAGCAGCGCAAGACACAGAAGCGGGCCGATGGTGACCACCCACCAGCTGCCGCCGGGTTCGTAGAACAAGACCTCGCCTTCGGCCCCCGGCGTCTCGGGCTCGTGGTCTGTCTCGTCAATCATGGGCGCAGTCCCTCACCGGCGAGCGAACCAGGGCTCGGACGTGGGGCGGTTGGCGGTCAGCGAACCGGACAGTCCGATCAACGCGAAGAGCAGCGCGGGCACCATCGGCAGCGAGTAGAGCATCGAGGCGAAGATCCCGATGGCGACGAGCATCAACGTCAGGACCGACACCGCCGACCGCCAGCGCGGGTCGCCGGCGTACGCCTGCCGGCCCGCCCACACCAGGGCAGCCCCGACAAGAATGAAGAACACTCCGAAGACCACGCTGGTCCCGGTTCGCACCAGGGCGATCTGGAACAGACCCCACAGCGCGAGCAGGACGCCGGACGCAAGCCACAACCGATACGCCCACACAACGGTGTTCGGGGGCACGCCCGGGTTCACGGACTCGGTGCTCACTTGCGTTCTCCTGTATCTGATCCGGCGTCGTCAGAACGTCTCGGATCGGTGTTGCCGGGCTCCGAGGGCGTGCTGTTGTCCGGACCCGCGGGGTGCTGGTATCCACCCTGCTGGTACCCCGGCGCCCCGTAATACTGCTGCTGATATGGCTGCTGCGGGTACTGCTGGTAGGGGTTCGGGTAAGTGGGGTTGGGTGGATACCCACTCGGCGGGCCCTGCGGCCACGGCGCCTGCCCGCCCTTGTGCGACTGACTCTTTCGCCACGCCGCCATGTCTTTGCAGTACTTGTCCGAGTCCCGATGCATCAGCAAGACGCCCGCGCCGAGTGCCGCGACTCCGCCGATGACGGTCGGGATCATCGTCCAATGATCGGCCTCCTCGATGAAGAACGCCGACACGGTCTGCACAACAAGATAGAAACTGACGAAACCGAGAACCAGGCGGGCCCAATTGCGCCCGGAGCGGGCGAGCCACGCGAGCACCCCGAACACTGCGGCGAGGGTCAGCCCCACGATGACGTACACCACCCAGATGGCGCCATCAGGGAGTTCACCCTCAGGCATGTCCCGGGACACCTCGTCGGCGGCGTCGAAGGCCACTTGGTACTGACCACCGAAAACCACGCACTGCGCCAAGATGATCAGCGCCCACAGTTCGGTGGCGATGGCCATCGGGCTGGCCAGAGCCGGCTTGTTCGGTGACTCGGGCGAGGAGCCGCCGTACGGGCCCTGGCTGTAGGACGGTGGAGTCACGGACATGGGCACCAGCCTAGAGGTCGGGCGGGCGGCTGCGCGCGGGCGTCGGACGGGTGTGCGGATGTGGCCGCCCGCGACGACAAGAGGGGCCCGCACGACGGCGACAAGGGCCGGCGCGAGGCGGGCAGACGCACGGTCACCGGAGTTTGTCGGCGACCTCGTGCGCCCAGTACGTCAGCACGATGTCGGCACCGGCGCGCCGGATGGAGGTGAGTGACTCGACGATGGCGGCATCGCGGTCGATCCAGCCGCGCTCGGCCGCCGCGGTGATCATCGCGTACTCCCCCGAGATCTGGTACGCCGCGACCGGGACATCGGCCACGTCGGCCACCCGTCGCAACACGTCCAGGTACG is a window from the Williamsia sp. DF01-3 genome containing:
- a CDS encoding isopenicillin N synthase family oxygenase, with the protein product MSSPILTVDISQWRRGGDAAEALCRAVDESLQTAGFLLVTGHGIDPALPADLRAAARRFFALPTDVKSRYAVAVGGRGWIGPGMEANGSADGSETPPDLKETYNCGAQTPTGDPVVDAAWFPPNVWPAEVPELEELFTEYCRQMKLLSDDLLALMSTSLGLDAGHDFLGRAERATWTSNINHYPALTEVGRPEEGQFRIGAHTDFGTVTVLDREPGSGGLQVYTEDGGWADAPYDPEALTINIGDLLEYWTGGRWPAGRHRVLPPQADAPDEDLMSLIFFYELDHDAVVTPLGPPVGAAHGQPPVVAGEFIMERLEAITVTAS
- a CDS encoding acyl-CoA dehydrogenase; amino-acid sequence: MTANEADTFTATDIDPEVRTADLPEKHTPEEDTELLADNLRIALDGRWRSTREAVREQLNRSELLPDPSLPLDQARARILEIMRELAGHGFPRAGFLEKHGGTGDIGASISAIELLGYADLSLMVKAGVQWGLFGGAVENLGTDVHHQKYVPGLINLDVLGCFAMTETGHGSNVQAIQTTATYDTATGEFVVNSDTKLARKDYIGGAAEHAKVAAVFAQLVTGGPDEEPTGRGVHCFVVPLRDDDGNDLPGITTSDCGYKGGLAGVDNGRIVFDRVRIPRENLLNRYADVAEDGTYSSPIENENRRFFTMLGTLIRGRVSVAATAGAAGRKALTIATRYALVRRQFEQPDSDDEIVIMDYLAHQRKLLPLIAKSYALAFAQNEIIEELHELQSAEDLDEDRQRQLEGAAAGLKAMTTWHASHTINVCREATGGAGYLDENQLSIMRGDIDVFTTFEGDNTVLTQLVAKELLSAYAQDVRGLNTVGWARFIAGMARDVFLEKSAARQVVQTLMDTSGEDPEESELTNRGTQIRLFRNREDHLLRTCANRLRRATDDDADPFEVFNGAQDHLLKVGTAHIERVVLESFIEAIDKCDSKAGTELLGKVCDLYVYSALEADLEWFLMHRHISVERAKAIRRGVNDLCAALRPHARTLVDGFAVPEELLKTAMVEDQLS